The Amyelois transitella isolate CPQ chromosome 20, ilAmyTran1.1, whole genome shotgun sequence genome has a segment encoding these proteins:
- the LOC132902926 gene encoding uncharacterized protein LOC132902926: MTSRAYRILNLVPPEEYDADEIEDSKSSVPDSQFDVDILSSDEENEDIPETPSKHRTFNKPSLVIPETDSDSNSSSDESSSSSSSSSSSSSSSSTNSHKDFSSDDSVKDPTYEDPFIKKRKAQSDSEEEQQPQAQLPGIQDFPQSSAVDNQELFKINSPLPRVDDQPSSVDEHPSSVDEQSPSVVAVGNKRTNSCLQCTNMRLKNCQTSRVLLISSL; this comes from the coding sequence ATGACATCAAGAGCGTACCGTATTTTGAACTTGGTACCACCTGAGGAATATGATGCTGATGAGATAGAAGATAGCAAATCATCCGTACCAGATAGTCAATTTGATGTAGATATTCTCAGCTCTGATGAAGAAAACGAAGATATTCCAGAAACGCCATCAAAACACAGAACATTCAATAAACCATCTTTAGTCATCCCAGAAACAGACTCAGACAGTAACTCTTCATCTGATGAATCTTCTAGCTCTTCGAGCAGTTCTAGTTCTTCAAGTAGCTCCAGTTCTACAAATAGCCATAAAGATTTCTCATCCGATGATAGTGTCAAAGATCCTACGTATGAAGatccatttattaaaaaacgcAAAGCCCAGTCAGATTCCGAAGAAGAGCAACAACCACAAGCGCAGTTACCTGGCATTCAAGATTTTCCACAATCATCAGCCGTAGATAACCAGgagttattcaaaattaattcacCATTACCTAGAGTTGATGACCAGCCATCTAGCGTTGACGAGCACCCATCTAGCGTAGACGAACAGTCTCCTAGTGTTGTTGCTGTGGGCAACAAAAGAACAAATTCATGCTTGCAATGTACCAATATGCGACTCAAGAATTGCCAAACATCAAGAGTATTACTCATAAGTTCCTTATAA